A genomic segment from Saprospiraceae bacterium encodes:
- a CDS encoding fumarylacetoacetate hydrolase family protein, with the protein MKIFCIGRNYSDHAKELNNPVPQDPVVFMKPVTALLQNNKAFYYPNFTKDLHHEIELVYKIGKKGRSIPEDRALNYLSEITVGIDFTARDLQQKCKEKGLPWEIAKAFDHSAVVGKWIPIQELDLDNLKFHLSKNEQTIQKGISNEMIFPIQKIISYLSQFFTLSLGDLIYSGTPSGVGPVQIGDQLKGFLNDVELFQTEIR; encoded by the coding sequence ATGAAAATATTTTGCATAGGCAGAAACTATTCCGATCATGCCAAAGAACTCAATAATCCTGTACCACAAGATCCGGTTGTATTTATGAAACCGGTAACGGCCTTATTGCAAAACAACAAAGCATTTTATTATCCCAATTTCACTAAAGACCTTCACCACGAAATTGAGTTGGTTTATAAAATCGGAAAAAAGGGGAGAAGCATACCTGAAGACAGAGCATTAAATTATTTATCTGAAATCACAGTTGGAATTGATTTTACAGCCAGGGATTTACAACAAAAATGCAAAGAAAAGGGTTTGCCATGGGAAATAGCCAAAGCCTTCGATCATTCAGCAGTTGTCGGCAAATGGATTCCAATACAGGAATTGGATCTAGACAATTTGAAATTCCACCTTTCAAAAAATGAGCAAACCATTCAAAAAGGAATCAGCAATGAAATGATATTTCCAATCCAAAAAATCATTAGTTACCTCTCACAGTTTTTTACACTCAGCCTGGGAGATCTTATTTATTCCGGAACCCCCTCAGGTGTTGGTCCAGTCCAAATCGGAGATCAATTAAAAGGCTTTCTAAACGATGTGGAATTGTTTCAAACGGAAATTAGGTGA
- a CDS encoding Smr/MutS family protein, whose protein sequence is MSLKDYWIGDQLRVISKDLIGQFVGEDASGKARLNYNNEIILVSADDLELYAEPEPFIELVNLESEPVKGFQPLQKQKAISHVIDLHYNVLAPERYQGNPHENILEFQIQKCKEFIEFSLQRRVGYIQIIHGKGQGILKAEVEKLLRSFDQVRFSHNTPDGGGLEVFLK, encoded by the coding sequence ATGAGTTTAAAAGACTATTGGATTGGCGATCAATTGCGTGTGATTTCTAAAGACCTCATTGGTCAATTTGTTGGGGAAGATGCATCTGGAAAAGCCCGTTTAAATTATAACAATGAAATTATTTTGGTAAGTGCAGATGACTTGGAATTGTATGCAGAACCTGAACCTTTCATTGAACTGGTAAATCTGGAATCCGAGCCTGTGAAAGGATTTCAGCCATTGCAGAAACAAAAGGCAATCAGCCATGTTATTGATTTACATTACAATGTACTTGCTCCGGAACGGTATCAGGGTAATCCACATGAAAACATTCTCGAATTCCAAATTCAAAAGTGTAAAGAATTTATTGAATTTAGTTTGCAAAGAAGAGTTGGTTACATTCAAATTATCCATGGAAAAGGTCAGGGAATATTAAAAGCCGAAGTTGAAAAATTGCTCAGAAGTTTTGATCAGGTGAGATTTTCTCATAATACTCCGGATGGTGGCGGACTGGAAGTTTTTTTAAAATAA
- a CDS encoding tetratricopeptide repeat protein, with translation MKNLIFALIFDKISLIMRKSLSLAIAFVCIFMAGKAQNLQDGIKQLENENYTAALATFNKLAVSDTKDPIYYYYIGEVYYNLDNKSEARKAYDKGLSISSKCDQCHIGLGRLDIDENKAEAAKKHFETALKGNSKNHQIQALVGAAYLYNTKPNAETALKYLNLARDLNPKQSKYWIYLGDAYQAKGDLGNAMTSYETAIEKDVNDPEIYVKMARIWASGQQVDLATQRLENAIKIKADYALAYKDLYELYIRTRKFEKVVPILEKYVALSGSDIDAKVRLVKFLCYTAKDYNRAIEEGTKIIESNPEQYTIHRWLAWSYFEVNDSKNSLNQSYLLFNGINKDTVERKSYPSDYEFAAKAAAKLNLMDTAAMFYNKVIELQPERKLEITGLLAKAFYDAKKFDKAEFWYLEKAKQAPLTVSELVYLGLTQKNQNKLLEADSTYATVLSISPKYDFGWLTRAQINDLIDTSTTNKLFLAKPYYEKYIELASADPVKNKTKLIYAYTYLAVYNVKISEYDMAKNYYNLVLSLDPKDEKANSDLKILNGIKN, from the coding sequence ATGAAAAATCTTATTTTTGCGCTCATTTTTGATAAAATCAGCTTGATTATGAGAAAGAGTCTGTCTCTTGCAATTGCCTTTGTTTGCATTTTTATGGCTGGAAAAGCCCAAAATCTGCAAGATGGGATCAAACAACTGGAAAACGAGAATTATACAGCCGCATTGGCGACTTTCAATAAACTTGCCGTTTCTGATACAAAAGACCCGATTTACTATTACTATATAGGGGAAGTCTATTACAACCTTGATAATAAATCCGAAGCTCGTAAAGCTTATGATAAAGGTTTAAGCATCAGCTCCAAATGCGATCAATGCCATATTGGCCTTGGAAGGTTAGATATCGATGAAAACAAAGCAGAAGCAGCCAAAAAGCATTTTGAAACTGCATTAAAGGGGAATTCAAAAAACCATCAAATTCAAGCTTTGGTGGGTGCTGCGTACTTATATAATACAAAACCCAATGCTGAAACAGCCCTTAAGTATTTAAACTTAGCCAGAGATTTGAATCCAAAACAATCCAAATACTGGATTTACCTGGGTGATGCTTATCAGGCAAAAGGGGATCTGGGTAATGCCATGACTTCTTATGAAACAGCTATAGAAAAAGATGTAAATGATCCTGAGATCTATGTTAAAATGGCCAGAATTTGGGCTTCAGGACAACAGGTGGACTTAGCAACCCAAAGACTTGAAAATGCCATCAAAATCAAAGCGGATTACGCATTGGCATATAAAGATCTTTATGAATTGTATATCAGGACCCGCAAATTTGAAAAAGTAGTCCCAATCCTTGAAAAATATGTGGCTTTATCCGGTTCAGATATCGATGCAAAAGTTCGCTTGGTAAAATTTTTATGTTATACTGCAAAAGATTACAATCGCGCCATTGAAGAAGGCACTAAAATTATTGAGAGCAATCCGGAACAATATACCATTCACCGTTGGTTAGCCTGGTCTTATTTTGAAGTGAATGATTCTAAAAATTCATTAAATCAAAGTTATTTACTTTTTAATGGAATTAATAAAGATACCGTTGAGCGTAAATCCTATCCTTCCGATTATGAATTTGCAGCTAAAGCCGCTGCTAAATTAAATTTAATGGATACTGCTGCTATGTTTTACAACAAAGTAATTGAACTCCAACCGGAACGCAAACTTGAAATTACTGGTTTATTGGCTAAAGCTTTTTATGATGCAAAGAAATTTGATAAAGCTGAATTCTGGTATCTTGAAAAAGCCAAGCAAGCACCTTTAACAGTTAGTGAATTGGTTTATCTGGGTCTTACCCAAAAAAATCAAAATAAATTATTAGAAGCAGATAGCACCTATGCAACAGTACTTTCTATAAGTCCTAAATATGATTTTGGTTGGTTGACACGGGCACAGATCAATGATTTAATTGATACCTCTACAACCAATAAATTATTTTTAGCAAAGCCTTACTATGAAAAATACATTGAACTTGCTTCAGCGGATCCTGTAAAAAACAAAACCAAATTAATTTATGCCTATACCTATCTGGCTGTTTACAATGTAAAAATTTCAGAATACGATATGGCTAAAAATTATTACAACCTGGTATTAAGTTTAGATCCAAAAGACGAAAAAGCCAATTCAGATTTGAAAATTTTAAATGGGATTAAGAATTAG
- a CDS encoding glycoside hydrolase family 97 protein → MRNFLYLLFSLFFINQEVLADQYFNVFSPDKKLQLNFYLSREGVPYYSLNMDNTSILKRGRLGIQIASGDSFDEDFELERIDTISKSEPWSPIWGEEKTIASDYIQMLVSLRQAKYQNRLFQIEFKLFNNGLGFRYLFSDSTVLSNFIICDELTSFPLSADHKAFWIPGDYDTNEFVYSYTKLSDIHCLKERKENDISFKSPISDSTVQTPFTMKAKGSYFISIHEAGLINYPAMNLDVNRNDFTLKCNLVPDPHGNKAYLHSGDRSPWRVILLARKAGELLTNRVILNLNEPSKLVQTDFIKPGKFVGVWWEMHVGKSSWSYSNKINWNHDSDILNPSGKHGATNENVKRYIDFASQNKLDYVLVEGWNRGWENWYGSGLEHVFNFTKSYPDFDMQLISDYAKSRNVKLIMHHETSAAVTDYEWQLDAAFQLTARHNYGAIKTGYVGKIIPRGEHHDGQWMINHYNRVLEKAASSHLMLDVHEPVRPTGLHRSYPNLMACEAARGNEFNAWSLGNPPDHETILPFTRLLGGPMDYTPGIFEIKMKVYDPKKNEQVHTTLCKQLALYVTMYSPLQMAADLIENYEKRMDAFQFIKDVPTNWDTTIVLDAEPGDFLYMARKERNQSNWFIGAITDEKPREFLVNLSFLDPEKKYQATIYRDDEKADWKNFPMEYKIEQKKVKINDKLKIKLAPGGGCAISFIEIKN, encoded by the coding sequence ATGAGAAATTTTTTATATTTATTATTCAGCTTATTTTTTATAAATCAGGAAGTATTGGCAGATCAGTATTTTAATGTGTTCTCGCCAGATAAAAAGCTTCAATTGAATTTTTACTTATCCCGGGAAGGGGTTCCTTATTACTCTTTGAATATGGATAATACAAGCATTTTAAAGAGAGGTCGTTTGGGAATTCAAATTGCATCCGGTGATTCTTTTGATGAAGATTTTGAATTGGAACGGATTGATACCATTTCAAAAAGTGAGCCGTGGAGTCCGATTTGGGGAGAAGAAAAGACAATTGCTTCAGATTACATCCAAATGCTGGTGAGTTTACGTCAAGCTAAATATCAAAATCGACTTTTTCAGATTGAATTTAAATTGTTTAATAATGGTCTTGGATTTCGTTATCTCTTTTCTGACAGTACGGTATTAAGTAATTTTATTATTTGTGATGAATTAACCAGTTTTCCTTTGAGTGCTGACCATAAAGCATTTTGGATTCCTGGAGATTACGATACCAATGAATTTGTTTATAGTTATACAAAACTCAGTGACATTCATTGTCTAAAGGAGCGAAAGGAAAATGACATTTCATTTAAATCTCCAATCAGCGACAGCACGGTGCAAACACCATTCACCATGAAGGCAAAGGGATCTTATTTTATAAGCATCCATGAAGCCGGTCTCATAAACTACCCAGCGATGAACCTGGATGTTAATCGAAACGATTTTACTTTAAAATGCAATTTAGTTCCGGATCCTCATGGAAATAAAGCGTATTTGCATAGTGGAGATCGGAGCCCCTGGCGTGTAATTTTATTAGCCCGTAAAGCAGGAGAATTATTAACCAACCGGGTTATTTTAAATTTAAATGAGCCATCTAAATTGGTTCAAACTGACTTTATAAAGCCTGGAAAATTTGTAGGAGTTTGGTGGGAAATGCATGTCGGCAAAAGTAGTTGGTCATATTCAAATAAGATTAATTGGAACCATGATTCAGATATATTGAATCCATCTGGAAAACATGGTGCAACCAATGAGAACGTAAAACGCTATATAGATTTTGCATCTCAAAACAAACTGGATTATGTACTCGTCGAAGGTTGGAATCGCGGCTGGGAAAATTGGTATGGTTCCGGTTTAGAGCATGTGTTTAATTTTACAAAATCGTATCCTGATTTTGATATGCAACTCATAAGTGATTATGCCAAATCGCGAAACGTAAAATTAATCATGCACCATGAAACTTCAGCGGCTGTTACAGATTATGAATGGCAACTTGATGCAGCATTTCAATTGACCGCTCGACACAATTATGGAGCGATTAAAACAGGTTATGTCGGTAAAATTATTCCCAGAGGAGAACATCATGACGGCCAATGGATGATCAATCACTACAATCGGGTGTTGGAAAAAGCTGCATCCAGTCATTTGATGCTGGATGTGCATGAACCGGTTCGACCTACAGGTTTGCATCGCAGTTATCCAAATTTAATGGCCTGCGAAGCAGCCCGAGGCAATGAATTCAATGCATGGAGTCTTGGAAATCCACCGGATCATGAAACCATATTGCCATTTACAAGATTGTTGGGAGGACCTATGGATTACACACCCGGTATTTTTGAAATTAAAATGAAGGTCTACGATCCTAAAAAAAATGAACAGGTTCATACCACCTTATGCAAGCAATTGGCACTTTATGTTACGATGTACAGTCCCTTGCAAATGGCAGCCGATTTAATTGAAAATTATGAGAAGCGGATGGATGCATTTCAATTTATAAAAGATGTACCAACCAATTGGGATACAACAATTGTATTGGATGCTGAGCCTGGAGATTTTTTATATATGGCCCGAAAAGAAAGGAACCAATCAAATTGGTTTATTGGAGCAATTACCGATGAGAAGCCCAGAGAATTTTTAGTGAATTTATCTTTTTTAGATCCTGAGAAAAAGTATCAGGCAACAATTTATAGAGATGACGAGAAAGCAGATTGGAAAAATTTTCCAATGGAATATAAAATTGAACAAAAGAAAGTTAAAATCAATGACAAATTAAAAATTAAATTGGCACCAGGTGGTGGATGTGCCATCAGTTTTATTGAAATTAAAAATTAG
- the fdhF gene encoding formate dehydrogenase subunit alpha, with product MKTEFLTPDLFQQTITKTASINGESFEIQPGETILSFTRRYFDYKFIPTLCDAPNLEAFGACRVCSVEVSRQGQSQSRVVAACHTPVEEGMIITTESESIQKLRKNILELVLTDHPLDCLTCEVNGNCELQDVAARVGIRKVRYPEGKNHLDRTKDLSHPYMTSDLSKCIMCYRCVRACDEVQGQLVLSVMGRGFDSQIIKGMDQSFMNSDCVSCGACAQACPTSAISDVFQSKALVGQDKVRTVCTYCGVGCNLEVSVKSGKILSIQAPYNAEVNGGHTCLKGRYAFRFYNHPERLQFPMIRKNGELVRVSWDEAYDYIASTLTEIKTKYGPNAIGGISSARCTNEENYLMQKFIRAVIGTNNIDGCARVCHSPTALGMQRTFGTGAATNSIEDLKLTTAILIIGANPTEGHPVTGSKLRQHAMKGKTTIVIDPRRTEIAKYATHHLQLRPGTNVAVLNMMLYYIVKENLVDKNFIDTRTEGFEDFKENILKLPIDELEAVSGVPREQARSAAIAYATAPLAMAFHGLGVTEHYQGTYTVMLIADLAMITGNVGKPGCGVNPLRGQNNVQGMADMGVQPYQAAGYFDVTQPDIQERFSKFYGAPVPSEIGLKIPEMYNAALSGEFKALWIMGDDLVQSDPNTNKVIKAIKSLDLLIVQEIFMTETAKLAHVVLPGASFLEKEGTFTNGERRIQKVQQVVKPICESKVDGQIIVDLMNRMGYKQADYAAKPLLEEICQIVPFFAGVKWDELGDNGKQWPVLPDGTDTKILHIDTFKRGKGKFEFKEYVESPEIIENMDDFPLILTTNRVLEHYNAGTMTRRTGNVEIIHEDIVLIHPKDAEIYDISENDPVIIESARGQISIKAHLTDEVKQGVISTTFHFPELFVNIVTSDVSDSIAKCPEFKVVCVKIRKGNLNQLN from the coding sequence ATGAAAACTGAATTTCTAACTCCCGATCTATTCCAACAAACCATTACAAAAACTGCCAGTATTAATGGGGAATCCTTTGAAATTCAGCCTGGTGAAACCATTCTAAGTTTTACAAGAAGATACTTTGACTACAAATTCATTCCAACCTTATGTGATGCGCCAAATCTTGAAGCTTTTGGCGCCTGCAGGGTCTGTAGTGTGGAAGTATCCCGACAGGGACAAAGTCAATCCAGAGTTGTTGCAGCTTGCCATACTCCGGTTGAAGAAGGAATGATCATAACTACGGAATCAGAATCTATCCAAAAGTTACGCAAAAATATTTTGGAATTGGTGCTGACAGATCATCCCTTGGATTGTTTAACCTGTGAGGTCAATGGCAATTGTGAATTACAAGATGTTGCGGCACGTGTAGGCATCCGGAAAGTACGCTATCCCGAAGGAAAAAATCACCTCGATCGGACCAAAGATCTCAGCCATCCCTATATGACCTCTGATCTTTCAAAATGTATTATGTGCTACCGTTGTGTGCGTGCTTGTGATGAAGTACAGGGCCAATTGGTTTTATCTGTGATGGGGCGAGGTTTTGATAGCCAGATTATAAAAGGCATGGACCAGTCGTTCATGAATTCTGATTGTGTAAGTTGCGGTGCCTGTGCGCAAGCATGTCCGACATCTGCCATATCGGATGTATTTCAATCTAAAGCCCTGGTGGGCCAAGATAAAGTGCGAACTGTTTGTACATACTGTGGTGTTGGTTGCAATTTGGAAGTCAGTGTGAAATCAGGAAAGATATTAAGCATTCAAGCCCCATACAATGCAGAAGTAAATGGAGGACATACTTGCTTAAAAGGCCGTTATGCATTTCGGTTTTATAATCATCCGGAGCGTTTGCAATTTCCTATGATTCGAAAAAATGGAGAACTGGTGCGCGTAAGTTGGGATGAGGCCTATGATTACATAGCAAGCACATTGACTGAAATTAAAACAAAATATGGCCCAAATGCTATCGGAGGCATTTCATCTGCCCGATGCACAAATGAAGAGAACTATTTAATGCAGAAATTTATCCGCGCCGTTATTGGCACGAATAATATAGATGGTTGCGCCCGTGTTTGTCATTCTCCAACCGCTTTAGGGATGCAGCGCACTTTTGGAACAGGAGCCGCAACCAATTCAATTGAAGATTTAAAATTAACCACAGCCATTTTAATTATTGGAGCCAATCCAACAGAAGGCCACCCGGTTACGGGATCGAAATTGAGACAACATGCAATGAAAGGAAAAACTACCATTGTAATTGATCCAAGACGCACTGAAATTGCTAAATATGCCACACATCATTTACAATTACGTCCGGGGACCAATGTGGCAGTCCTAAATATGATGTTGTATTATATTGTAAAGGAAAATTTAGTTGATAAAAATTTCATTGATACCCGAACAGAAGGTTTTGAAGATTTCAAAGAAAATATTTTAAAACTCCCCATAGATGAATTAGAAGCGGTATCCGGTGTGCCACGCGAACAAGCTCGTTCAGCAGCAATTGCTTATGCAACAGCGCCGCTGGCCATGGCATTTCATGGATTAGGTGTTACAGAACATTATCAAGGAACCTATACCGTGATGTTGATTGCAGATTTGGCTATGATCACGGGGAATGTTGGCAAACCCGGATGTGGTGTAAATCCATTACGGGGACAAAATAATGTACAGGGAATGGCCGACATGGGTGTTCAACCTTATCAAGCTGCAGGCTATTTTGATGTTACACAACCGGATATTCAAGAGCGCTTTAGTAAATTTTATGGTGCTCCGGTTCCTTCCGAAATTGGTTTAAAAATTCCGGAAATGTATAATGCCGCATTATCCGGAGAGTTTAAAGCACTTTGGATCATGGGTGATGACCTGGTTCAATCAGATCCAAATACAAATAAAGTTATAAAGGCAATTAAATCTTTAGACTTATTAATCGTTCAAGAAATCTTTATGACTGAGACTGCAAAACTGGCCCATGTTGTTTTGCCGGGTGCATCGTTTTTAGAAAAAGAAGGAACCTTTACAAACGGAGAACGCAGAATTCAAAAAGTACAACAGGTTGTAAAGCCCATATGCGAGTCGAAGGTGGATGGTCAAATAATTGTTGATCTCATGAATCGCATGGGTTATAAACAAGCTGATTATGCAGCTAAACCCTTGCTGGAAGAAATTTGTCAGATCGTTCCATTTTTTGCTGGAGTAAAATGGGATGAATTAGGTGACAACGGAAAGCAATGGCCTGTTTTACCTGACGGCACCGACACAAAAATTTTACATATTGATACATTTAAACGCGGTAAAGGAAAATTTGAATTTAAAGAATATGTAGAATCTCCTGAGATTATAGAAAACATGGATGATTTTCCTTTGATACTAACTACAAATCGGGTTTTAGAACATTACAATGCAGGCACCATGACACGTCGCACGGGTAATGTTGAAATCATTCATGAAGATATTGTATTAATCCATCCGAAAGATGCTGAAATTTACGACATTTCCGAAAACGATCCTGTTATTATTGAATCTGCCCGTGGACAGATAAGTATAAAAGCCCATTTAACAGATGAAGTAAAGCAAGGGGTCATCAGTACCACTTTCCATTTTCCGGAACTATTTGTAAACATAGTTACTTCTGATGTTAGCGATAGCATCGCCAAGTGTCCTGAATTTAAAGTAGTGTGTGTTAAAATTCGAAAAGGAAATCTAAATCAACTCAATTAA
- a CDS encoding substrate-binding domain-containing protein: protein MDKHLNFTVCFLSVLVLLSCKQKTQISQPTIGYERLLCDQNLKYVISQEEDIFELNYKYAELDIHYYNETEVFKRLGTDSMTTAISCRPLTEGEVNYFIKNQVHPRHFPFAVGAIGLLINRNAKDSTIQYEAFESICKGLPVKNAPFHSIVIEDIGSGIAHYLLQKFYLDSFGKNVYTLKDKDALFNYLTQDPGIIAIVDWSEFSDSDDRKQQQRLQGLKRLAISRPKDSLQMGYLLPDQYLFQDQKYPLTRTLYFISVSGKSDLGIGFASFVTGEIGQKVLLKAGLLPLFQTDRWIELKSSPFKVVE, encoded by the coding sequence ATGGACAAGCATTTGAATTTTACTGTCTGTTTTTTATCTGTATTGGTTTTATTATCCTGCAAACAAAAAACACAGATCAGTCAACCAACGATCGGATATGAGCGCTTGTTATGCGACCAAAACTTAAAATATGTTATAAGCCAAGAGGAGGATATTTTTGAGTTAAACTATAAATATGCCGAATTAGATATCCATTATTATAATGAAACAGAGGTATTCAAGCGACTTGGAACCGATAGCATGACTACCGCAATCAGCTGCCGTCCACTTACTGAAGGTGAGGTCAACTATTTCATTAAAAATCAGGTGCATCCTCGCCACTTTCCATTTGCCGTCGGTGCGATCGGTCTCTTAATAAATAGAAATGCTAAAGACTCAACCATACAGTACGAAGCCTTTGAATCCATTTGTAAAGGACTTCCAGTTAAAAATGCTCCGTTTCATTCGATTGTAATCGAAGATATCGGTTCAGGTATAGCCCATTACCTATTGCAAAAATTTTATTTGGACAGTTTTGGCAAAAACGTATATACTTTAAAAGATAAAGATGCCCTTTTTAACTATTTGACCCAGGATCCAGGAATTATAGCAATCGTAGACTGGTCAGAATTTAGTGATTCAGATGACCGAAAGCAACAGCAGCGTCTTCAGGGTTTGAAACGTTTAGCTATCAGTAGGCCAAAAGATTCACTCCAAATGGGTTATTTACTACCAGACCAATATCTCTTTCAGGATCAAAAATACCCTTTGACCCGCACGCTTTATTTTATCAGTGTTTCAGGTAAATCAGACCTTGGTATTGGTTTTGCCTCTTTTGTCACTGGCGAAATTGGTCAAAAAGTTCTATTAAAGGCTGGTTTATTGCCTTTATTTCAAACAGATCGTTGGATTGAACTTAAATCGAGTCCTTTTAAAGTGGTCGAATAA
- a CDS encoding enoyl-CoA hydratase/isomerase family protein, giving the protein MFRINKIAVLGSGLMGSGIASHLAGCGFDVLLLDLASQGQNQNELTQKALDKCLNSKPSPIYDKQFIKRIQIGNFNSDLNKLNSCDWIIEAVVENIEIKKQLYSKIEEHRIPGSLVSTNTSGIPIHMLLEGRSDDFKQHFIGTHFFNPPRYLKLLEIIPTQFTKKEVSDFLLEFGKTYLGKKTVLCKDTPAFIANRIGVVSMAKIFELAEELNLSISDVDKLTGIAIGRPKSGTFRLTDLVGLDTAVFVINGLKKNCPNDNIIQTMRVPDFINFLVEHQWFGNKSGKGFYLKSDEKDEKGKAKFLSLDLKNLDYRLDPKSKLESINISKQIDSLPKRLNALLKIQDAGAQLIRKSLGFLFAYASHRIPEITQSIEAIDEAMKNGFGWELGPFETWDAIGLEAGLKLIEEVSQTPAPWVLKMLSENKKQFYKNEDEILLVLDPENCTYYKPKGQENEIRLNYFNPNKCVYKNDELNLIDIGDGVLCAEFKSKYNAIGEGILKGLQESIRIAEDQQWKGLVIGNNGTNFTVGANLMLIGMLAFQQEFDQLDMAVRLFQQTSMRCRYSSVPVVIATQGYVFGGGVELLMHCDASICTAESYIGLVEMGVGLLPGGGGTKEFAVRLSDELKETDVQIPRLIQRFRTLATAAVATSAFEAYELGYLNKNRDSVSLYNGLQIYLAKQNVLKLATNYIKPTQRQDIQVLGRTGLAALYAAAHTLKLGGYASDHDIKIAQKIGYVLCGGDLSYSQKVSETYLLDLEREAFLSLCSEPKTLERIQFMLENNKPLRN; this is encoded by the coding sequence ATGTTCAGAATAAACAAAATAGCTGTTTTGGGTTCAGGATTAATGGGTTCAGGAATCGCTTCTCATTTGGCAGGATGTGGTTTTGATGTGTTGCTTTTAGATTTAGCTAGTCAAGGACAAAATCAAAATGAACTCACTCAAAAAGCACTTGATAAATGTCTGAACTCTAAACCAAGCCCCATTTATGATAAACAATTTATCAAACGAATTCAAATTGGGAATTTTAATAGCGACCTAAATAAACTAAATTCATGTGATTGGATTATAGAAGCCGTTGTTGAAAATATTGAAATTAAAAAACAATTATATTCAAAAATAGAAGAACATCGGATTCCTGGAAGTTTAGTAAGTACCAATACCTCAGGAATTCCAATCCATATGCTCCTGGAAGGTCGATCAGATGATTTTAAACAACATTTTATAGGTACGCATTTTTTTAATCCACCCCGATACTTGAAACTGCTTGAAATTATTCCAACTCAATTTACTAAAAAGGAAGTCAGCGATTTTTTACTTGAATTTGGCAAAACGTACTTAGGAAAAAAAACAGTTTTATGCAAGGATACTCCTGCATTTATAGCTAATCGAATTGGTGTGGTTAGCATGGCCAAAATTTTTGAATTGGCAGAAGAATTAAATCTTAGCATTTCAGATGTTGATAAATTGACTGGTATAGCAATAGGCAGGCCTAAATCCGGGACATTCAGGTTAACAGATTTAGTTGGATTGGATACTGCTGTTTTTGTTATTAATGGCTTAAAAAAGAATTGTCCGAATGATAATATCATTCAAACCATGCGCGTGCCTGATTTTATAAATTTTCTGGTGGAGCATCAATGGTTTGGCAATAAATCCGGAAAAGGTTTTTATTTAAAATCTGATGAAAAAGACGAAAAAGGAAAAGCCAAATTTTTAAGTTTGGATTTAAAAAATCTGGATTATCGACTGGATCCAAAAAGCAAACTTGAAAGCATCAATATATCAAAACAAATTGATTCACTTCCAAAACGTCTGAATGCATTGCTTAAAATTCAAGATGCAGGTGCACAATTAATCCGAAAATCCCTGGGATTTTTATTTGCTTATGCATCCCATCGAATTCCTGAAATCACGCAGTCGATAGAAGCTATTGATGAAGCCATGAAAAATGGTTTTGGTTGGGAGCTCGGACCCTTTGAAACCTGGGATGCAATCGGTTTGGAAGCAGGTTTAAAGCTGATAGAAGAAGTTTCACAAACTCCTGCACCCTGGGTGTTAAAAATGCTTTCAGAAAATAAAAAGCAGTTTTATAAAAATGAAGATGAAATCCTTTTGGTTTTAGATCCTGAAAATTGCACTTATTATAAACCTAAGGGCCAGGAAAATGAAATAAGATTAAACTATTTTAATCCCAATAAATGTGTTTATAAAAATGACGAACTAAACCTGATTGATATTGGTGATGGCGTACTGTGCGCAGAATTTAAAAGCAAATACAATGCAATTGGGGAAGGCATTTTAAAAGGCCTGCAAGAATCCATTCGCATAGCGGAAGATCAACAATGGAAGGGTCTGGTTATTGGCAACAATGGAACTAATTTTACAGTTGGTGCCAATTTAATGTTGATTGGAATGCTCGCCTTTCAACAAGAATTTGATCAATTGGATATGGCTGTACGTTTATTTCAGCAAACCTCCATGAGATGTCGCTATTCATCCGTACCTGTTGTTATTGCAACACAAGGTTATGTATTTGGTGGCGGCGTGGAATTGTTGATGCATTGTGATGCATCCATTTGCACTGCAGAATCTTACATTGGTTTAGTTGAAATGGGTGTTGGACTTTTACCGGGTGGTGGTGGAACAAAAGAATTTGCTGTTCGACTAAGTGACGAATTAAAAGAAACAGATGTACAAATTCCTCGATTGATTCAACGATTTAGAACACTTGCTACAGCAGCGGTTGCAACATCAGCATTTGAAGCCTATGAATTGGGTTATTTAAATAAAAACAGGGATAGCGTGTCCTTATACAATGGATTACAAATCTATTTAGCAAAACAGAATGTGTTAAAGCTGGCAACCAATTATATTAAACCTACCCAAAGACAGGATATTCAAGTGCTTGGCAGGACAGGTTTAGCAGCACTTTATGCAGCAGCTCACACATTGAAACTTGGAGGATATGCGTCCGATCATGATATTAAAATTGCCCAAAAAATTGGATACGTGTTGTGTGGAGGAGATTTAAGTTATTCTCAAAAAGTTAGCGAAACCTATTTACTGGATTTGGAGCGGGAAGCGTTTTTAAGTTTATGCTCTGAACCTAAAACGCTGGAACGAATCCAGTTTATGTTGGAAAACAACAAACCTTTAAGGAATTAA